The proteins below come from a single uncultured Carboxylicivirga sp. genomic window:
- a CDS encoding family 43 glycosylhydrolase, whose translation MMIKKATNPHLWFFLSILILTGSLTSCSKKEEYKGYLFAYFTGNGPGEEQIHYAISEDGYNFRALNNNQPIIDSKVISSSGGVRDPHILRCEDGNTFYMVVTDLYVPNMGWNNKAMTLLKSTDLINWQSTVLNIPELYPEQYGQVNRVWAPQTIYDKKADKYMVYFSMRTNNDPDIIYYAYANKDFTGFEEAPKQLYFSPTNNACIDGDIVEKDGKFYFFFKSEDGKPGIKLAISDKLTEGYVQQGSERVDKETQNVEGSCVFKLNNTNEWILMYDVYNIGKYQFTKTTDLKHFEIIDHEVTMNFHPRHGTIISITQSEMEALIGKWGSLSDPIIEPTSNQLKHINVNLQGDKKTIHLPVKTGTDLTAFDPEFKCFSGFSFTPAGPQDFTKGSVTYTLTITGKGSTQYTVTASEDHNPVIEGYYADPEILYSEKTGKYYIYPTSDGFWGWSGTYFKVFSSDDLVNWKEENVIIDLDKDVSWANRNAWAPCIVEKKINGEYKYFYYFTAAQKIGVAVADNPTGPFIDSGKPFIGQHPKGINHGQVIDPDVFTDPKTGKSYIYWGNGYLAGAELNNDMVSYKEKTLKIMTPDRTFREGAYVIYRNGTYYFMWSEDDTRSPNYRVRYATAKSPLGKLTIPENNIVIEKDPEQGIYGTGHNSAIQIPGTDDWYLVYHRFTLPKGITMGRPAGFHRETCIDKLQFDEEGNIIQVKPTLHGIEPIK comes from the coding sequence ATGATGATTAAAAAAGCGACAAATCCACATTTATGGTTTTTCCTAAGCATTTTGATTCTAACAGGTTCTTTAACTTCTTGTTCTAAAAAAGAAGAATACAAAGGATATTTATTTGCTTATTTTACCGGCAATGGTCCGGGCGAAGAACAAATTCATTACGCCATTAGTGAAGATGGTTATAATTTTAGAGCACTCAATAATAACCAACCTATTATCGACTCCAAAGTCATCAGCTCGTCTGGTGGAGTTAGAGATCCGCACATTTTACGATGCGAAGATGGAAATACATTTTATATGGTGGTTACCGATTTGTACGTTCCAAATATGGGATGGAATAATAAAGCCATGACATTATTAAAATCAACCGATTTAATTAACTGGCAATCTACCGTACTTAACATTCCTGAATTATACCCCGAACAATACGGACAGGTTAACAGAGTTTGGGCTCCACAAACCATATACGATAAAAAAGCCGATAAATACATGGTTTATTTCTCGATGCGCACCAACAACGATCCTGATATTATTTACTATGCATATGCCAACAAAGATTTTACAGGCTTTGAAGAAGCCCCCAAACAACTTTATTTCAGCCCTACCAACAATGCTTGTATTGATGGTGATATAGTTGAAAAAGATGGTAAATTTTATTTCTTCTTTAAATCGGAAGATGGAAAGCCGGGTATTAAATTAGCAATTTCTGATAAGTTAACCGAAGGTTATGTACAACAAGGAAGCGAGCGTGTTGATAAAGAGACTCAGAATGTTGAAGGATCATGTGTATTTAAATTAAACAACACCAACGAATGGATTCTAATGTATGATGTATATAACATCGGCAAATACCAATTTACAAAAACAACTGATTTAAAACACTTTGAAATAATCGACCATGAGGTAACCATGAATTTTCATCCTCGCCATGGTACTATTATCTCCATCACTCAATCAGAGATGGAAGCTCTGATTGGCAAATGGGGAAGCTTATCTGATCCTATAATTGAACCAACCTCTAATCAATTAAAACATATCAATGTTAATTTACAGGGAGATAAAAAAACAATTCATCTACCTGTAAAAACAGGAACCGATTTAACAGCCTTTGATCCTGAATTTAAGTGTTTCTCAGGTTTTAGTTTTACACCAGCGGGGCCACAGGATTTCACAAAAGGTTCAGTAACCTATACTCTTACCATTACCGGAAAAGGTTCGACTCAATATACGGTTACCGCAAGCGAAGACCATAACCCGGTAATCGAAGGTTACTATGCCGATCCTGAAATTTTATACTCCGAAAAAACAGGTAAATACTACATCTATCCAACCAGTGATGGTTTTTGGGGATGGTCAGGCACATACTTTAAAGTTTTTTCGTCGGATGATTTGGTTAACTGGAAAGAAGAAAACGTAATCATCGATTTAGATAAAGATGTAAGTTGGGCTAATCGCAATGCATGGGCACCTTGTATTGTCGAAAAGAAAATTAACGGTGAGTATAAATACTTCTATTACTTTACCGCAGCTCAAAAGATTGGAGTAGCCGTTGCCGATAATCCAACCGGGCCATTTATTGATTCGGGTAAGCCATTTATTGGTCAGCATCCTAAAGGTATTAATCACGGACAGGTTATCGATCCTGATGTTTTTACCGATCCTAAAACAGGTAAAAGCTATATTTATTGGGGTAATGGATACTTAGCCGGGGCCGAATTAAATAATGATATGGTATCATACAAAGAAAAAACGCTTAAAATAATGACTCCCGATCGTACCTTTCGCGAAGGTGCATATGTTATTTATCGAAATGGCACCTATTATTTTATGTGGAGCGAAGATGATACACGCAGTCCAAACTACCGTGTACGATATGCAACAGCAAAGTCACCACTTGGAAAACTAACAATACCAGAAAACAATATCGTAATTGAAAAAGATCCTGAACAAGGCATCTACGGAACCGGCCATAATTCGGCTATTCAAATCCCGGGTACTGATGATTGGTATTTGGTTTACCATCGTTTTACGCTTCCAAAAGGAATTACCATGGGACGTCCGGCAGGGTTCCACCGCGAAACTTGTATTGATAAACTTCAATTCGATGAAGAAGGAAACATCATTCAGGTTAAACCAACCTTACATGGTATCGAACCTATAAAATAA
- a CDS encoding alpha-L-arabinofuranosidase C-terminal domain-containing protein encodes MYANEPDSAYVFSYATTKNNNHNGLHIAWSVDKENWHSIGPEFRFLASDFGRWGSQKRMLNPYLFLDNNQQWHCIWSLNEEVEQFAIASSDDLFNWGRQSYPYILDEGPIENPEIHFDTQKNTYLITWMSKGVAYASETTDFKTFSEATEISSDLRVDNRITVLVDGEKQSGVINKTDWATIQNLIIQQEWMKFRDQENAEKMVDDASRFSHLKDLSVDISFNPEKSKAISDKLIGVFFEDINYAADGGIYAELIQNRDFEYNLHDKLGRDESWTHDKAWSVSGNGISLSIDTIAPIHTNNKHFAVLNVTNTDDALINEGFDGIAIKEGEQYNLSVFGKALDKVKHSIKVQLVTKDGEVIGETQIKNYNSSWSNKKAVIKATKTVADAHLHIIPMQQGKLALDMISLFPKNTFKGRKNGLRNDLAQTIADIHPKFVRFPGGCVAHGDGIGNIYHWKNTIGPLEARTPNRNLWGYHQTAGLGYFEYFQYCEDINAEPLPVVAAGVPCQNSGDCGHGQQGGIPMCEMDAYVQDVLDLIEWANGDKNTKWGKLRAEAGHPKPFNLKYIGVGNEDLITDIFEERFTMIYNAIKEKYPDIIVIGTVGPFYYGTDYVEGWDLATKLEVPMVDEHYYLPPGWFINNQDYYDRYDRSKPKVYLGEYASHLPNRHMNIETALSEALYLTAVERNADVVEMTSFAPLLAKHGHTQWNPDLIYFNNTDIHPTVDYYVQKLFGQNSGDTYIPDQIKLSDANTKVKKRVGVSMVKDSKTGDCIVKIANLLPIDVTTNIDLSPFISNDIETRFTILTGKPDDRKAVPSDVVKTVKPEMVYSMPAYSFTVFRIPSRTK; translated from the coding sequence ATGTACGCTAACGAGCCAGATTCTGCTTATGTTTTTAGTTATGCTACAACTAAAAATAATAATCATAATGGACTTCATATTGCATGGAGTGTAGATAAAGAAAATTGGCATTCTATTGGGCCCGAATTTCGTTTTTTAGCCAGCGATTTTGGTCGTTGGGGATCTCAGAAGCGAATGCTAAACCCCTATTTATTTTTAGATAATAACCAGCAATGGCACTGTATCTGGTCGTTGAATGAAGAGGTGGAGCAATTTGCCATCGCATCGTCAGATGATTTATTTAATTGGGGACGTCAATCGTATCCTTACATACTGGACGAAGGTCCCATTGAAAATCCTGAAATTCATTTCGATACCCAAAAGAATACCTACCTGATTACCTGGATGAGTAAAGGTGTTGCATACGCATCAGAAACAACCGATTTTAAAACCTTTTCTGAAGCTACTGAAATTAGTTCTGATCTAAGAGTTGATAATCGAATTACAGTATTGGTTGATGGTGAAAAACAATCAGGTGTTATTAACAAAACTGATTGGGCAACCATTCAAAATCTGATTATTCAACAAGAATGGATGAAATTCCGGGATCAGGAAAACGCTGAAAAAATGGTGGATGATGCATCACGTTTTAGCCACCTGAAAGATTTGAGCGTTGATATTTCATTCAATCCTGAAAAAAGCAAGGCAATCAGTGACAAGCTAATTGGTGTTTTCTTCGAGGATATTAATTATGCAGCCGATGGTGGTATTTATGCTGAGTTGATTCAGAACAGAGATTTTGAATATAACCTGCACGACAAATTAGGCAGAGATGAAAGCTGGACGCATGATAAAGCCTGGAGTGTAAGTGGGAATGGTATTTCTCTAAGCATCGATACCATTGCGCCAATCCACACCAACAACAAGCATTTCGCTGTTTTAAATGTAACAAATACCGACGACGCACTTATTAACGAAGGATTTGATGGCATAGCAATAAAAGAAGGTGAGCAATACAATTTATCTGTATTTGGTAAAGCACTTGATAAGGTAAAGCACAGTATTAAAGTGCAATTGGTTACCAAGGATGGTGAAGTAATTGGCGAAACTCAAATCAAAAATTACAACTCAAGCTGGAGTAATAAAAAAGCAGTAATCAAAGCAACCAAAACTGTTGCAGATGCTCATTTACATATCATCCCCATGCAGCAAGGTAAACTGGCTTTGGATATGATTTCGTTGTTTCCTAAAAACACTTTTAAAGGTCGAAAAAATGGATTACGCAACGATTTAGCTCAAACAATAGCTGATATTCATCCAAAATTCGTTCGATTCCCTGGTGGTTGTGTTGCTCATGGCGATGGAATTGGCAATATCTATCATTGGAAAAACACCATCGGTCCGTTGGAGGCACGAACCCCTAACCGTAACCTTTGGGGCTATCATCAAACCGCTGGTTTAGGATATTTCGAGTATTTCCAATACTGTGAGGATATCAATGCCGAACCACTTCCGGTTGTAGCAGCAGGTGTTCCTTGTCAAAACTCCGGAGATTGTGGCCATGGTCAGCAAGGTGGAATCCCAATGTGCGAAATGGATGCATATGTGCAAGATGTACTGGATTTGATTGAATGGGCTAATGGCGATAAAAATACCAAATGGGGTAAATTAAGGGCAGAAGCGGGTCATCCTAAACCTTTCAATCTAAAATACATTGGCGTTGGAAACGAAGATTTGATAACTGACATTTTCGAAGAACGTTTCACCATGATTTACAATGCTATCAAAGAAAAATATCCTGATATCATTGTTATTGGTACTGTTGGTCCATTCTATTATGGAACTGATTATGTTGAAGGTTGGGATTTAGCAACTAAGCTTGAAGTTCCAATGGTTGACGAACATTATTATTTGCCTCCGGGATGGTTTATTAATAACCAGGATTATTACGACCGTTACGATCGATCAAAACCAAAGGTTTACTTGGGAGAATATGCCTCTCACCTGCCCAACCGCCATATGAATATCGAAACAGCTCTTTCTGAGGCTTTATATCTCACAGCTGTTGAACGAAATGCCGATGTAGTTGAAATGACTTCTTTTGCTCCGCTTTTGGCTAAGCATGGTCACACACAATGGAACCCCGATTTGATTTATTTCAACAATACCGATATTCATCCAACGGTTGATTACTATGTGCAAAAACTCTTTGGTCAAAACAGTGGAGACACCTACATTCCGGATCAAATAAAGCTTTCGGATGCAAATACAAAAGTAAAGAAACGGGTAGGCGTATCAATGGTAAAAGACAGCAAAACGGGCGATTGCATTGTTAAAATTGCCAATCTGCTACCAATAGATGTCACAACCAATATCGATTTGAGTCCTTTCATCAGCAATGATATTGAAACCAGATTTACCATTTTAACTGGTAAACCTGATGATCGAAAAGCAGTTCCATCAGATGTAGTTAAAACAGTAAAACCTGAAATGGTTTATAGTATGCCGGCTTATTCGTTTACCGTATTCCGCATACCTTCACGAACCAAATAA
- a CDS encoding DUF2264 domain-containing protein, translated as MNFKKLATAIVFSFVGFSAFSQSQASEEQNTFELKNPDYTISPTTGMTRQHWIDAALYLLKGAFTYIDDLDDPMKFPKQPGKSYPHDERQVPTEKLEGLCRTLFIAAPLLKENPDLTINNINVGEYYRYQIRQLINPESPSYIVHRPKDGGPSQNLVEYGALAISLFVVPEVIWQPLSQEDKDALAASMLSYGDGPTVDSNWKFFNIFVLSFFKDQGYDVNDELLEKYLTRSLTHYRSDGWYNDSPAYDYYSMWAFQLYGVVWSEVFGNKHYPEYADKFLANFKDLYNSYPYMFSKEGKMLMYGRSISYRMGSIAPFPFMGKYGNDNVNLGWLRMISSTTMLQFLQHPDFLKNNVPTLGFYGPFEPAVQNYSCRGSVFWMGKAFLSLLLPADNPFWTAKENNGVWNEYDNNKVYNYYASSPELLITDYPQSGASEIRAWCHEKVKDDWQKFRSTENYNRLSYSSIFPWQADGENGEVAMNYAFLNANKQWEVFRLYTFQKFEDGAYYRNAVLETDNEIKMNLVDIPLPNGILRVDRNITNKDVEMRIGHYALPQFDSEITLSTQKAGKYEATIIDNGKYQQAFVPIAGWDKVEVVNTTGLHPESDKSAVINASHFYKANNTPEYSISLMLWKESGQKWKTKDLNPIKSIEFINQKNTIILHFQNKEVKTIQFD; from the coding sequence ATGAATTTTAAAAAATTAGCTACAGCAATTGTATTCTCATTTGTTGGCTTTTCGGCTTTTTCGCAAAGTCAGGCAAGTGAAGAACAGAACACTTTTGAATTAAAAAATCCAGATTATACTATAAGCCCAACAACGGGTATGACAAGGCAGCATTGGATAGATGCTGCCTTATACTTGTTAAAAGGAGCCTTTACTTATATTGATGATTTGGACGACCCAATGAAATTTCCAAAACAACCGGGTAAAAGTTATCCGCACGACGAAAGACAGGTGCCAACTGAAAAGCTGGAAGGATTATGTCGTACATTGTTTATTGCAGCTCCACTTTTAAAGGAAAACCCCGACTTAACAATTAACAATATCAACGTTGGCGAGTACTATCGTTACCAAATCAGGCAATTAATTAATCCCGAAAGCCCTTCTTATATTGTTCATCGACCTAAAGATGGTGGCCCAAGTCAAAACCTGGTTGAATACGGCGCTCTTGCCATTTCATTATTTGTAGTTCCCGAAGTTATTTGGCAACCACTAAGCCAGGAAGATAAAGATGCTTTAGCAGCATCGATGCTAAGCTATGGTGATGGGCCAACGGTTGACTCCAACTGGAAATTCTTTAATATTTTTGTATTAAGCTTCTTTAAAGATCAAGGATACGATGTAAACGACGAATTATTGGAAAAATACCTTACACGCTCATTAACTCATTATCGAAGCGATGGTTGGTATAACGATAGTCCGGCGTATGATTACTACAGTATGTGGGCATTTCAATTATACGGAGTAGTTTGGTCTGAGGTATTTGGTAATAAACACTATCCGGAGTATGCCGATAAGTTTCTTGCTAACTTTAAAGATTTATACAACAGCTATCCATACATGTTTTCGAAAGAAGGTAAAATGTTAATGTATGGTAGATCAATCTCTTACCGAATGGGCTCCATTGCTCCGTTCCCATTTATGGGTAAATATGGCAATGACAATGTTAACCTGGGCTGGTTAAGAATGATTTCGTCAACTACCATGCTTCAGTTTTTACAACATCCCGATTTTTTAAAAAACAATGTACCAACCTTAGGTTTCTACGGTCCTTTTGAACCAGCAGTACAGAATTATAGTTGCCGGGGAAGTGTTTTTTGGATGGGGAAAGCATTTTTATCATTATTGCTACCTGCCGATAACCCATTTTGGACTGCCAAAGAAAACAACGGAGTGTGGAATGAATATGATAATAACAAAGTTTACAACTACTATGCAAGTTCGCCTGAATTACTAATTACGGATTACCCACAATCGGGAGCTTCTGAAATAAGAGCCTGGTGTCATGAAAAAGTAAAAGACGATTGGCAAAAATTCCGCTCAACCGAAAACTATAACCGCCTTTCGTATAGCAGTATCTTCCCTTGGCAAGCCGATGGCGAAAACGGCGAAGTCGCCATGAACTATGCCTTTTTGAATGCAAACAAGCAGTGGGAAGTTTTCAGACTTTATACATTTCAAAAATTTGAAGATGGAGCATACTATCGCAATGCCGTTTTAGAAACCGATAATGAGATTAAAATGAATTTGGTTGATATTCCATTGCCCAATGGAATTCTTAGAGTAGATCGTAACATTACCAATAAAGATGTTGAAATGCGCATTGGACATTACGCACTTCCTCAGTTTGATTCTGAAATTACATTATCAACTCAAAAAGCAGGAAAATACGAAGCTACCATTATTGATAATGGTAAATACCAGCAAGCTTTTGTACCTATTGCGGGCTGGGATAAAGTTGAAGTTGTAAATACTACAGGATTACATCCCGAGAGTGATAAGAGCGCAGTAATTAATGCCAGTCATTTTTACAAAGCCAATAACACTCCAGAATACAGTATTTCGTTAATGCTTTGGAAAGAGTCGGGACAAAAGTGGAAAACAAAAGATTTAAATCCGATCAAATCAATTGAGTTTATCAATCAGAAAAATACTATTATTTTACACTTCCAAAACAAAGAAGTTAAAACAATTCAATTTGATTAA
- a CDS encoding AraC family transcriptional regulator has translation MTKQQVLVVLKTKYFVLPVVILFVVIIVIGLYYSRISDEIILPDDSSYRITGYTDAVDGGNTEIIEEGIKDSAFYYRFQLKKGFVSPYAGFSIYPLRDKYIDATQFNRIQFCLKAKGLDRLGIGVYTVSNYSEVVADNESLYHSYLDVSDEKVIYSISIDELKHPEWWEDLYQINEINKKKPDLSKILHINIGSAYSPDLNEPKDLILYSIIFSRNNNQLFLWLGSSYCLFVLVLFMFSYFKIFAKKKVEEITVSYKPVEFEKSNSNTEQKCVDFINTNFQNSELSLELVANETGVSQRRITNVINEQFRCNFKTYINRIRINEAHRLLSQTDLNMGEIAYKVGFNNQSHFNRVFKAETAMSPSEYRDNQS, from the coding sequence ATGACAAAACAACAGGTTTTAGTAGTATTAAAAACAAAATATTTTGTTTTACCTGTAGTTATTTTATTCGTTGTTATAATTGTTATTGGGTTGTATTATAGTCGTATTTCAGATGAAATTATCTTACCTGATGATTCTTCATATCGTATTACCGGATATACCGATGCCGTTGATGGAGGTAATACCGAAATAATTGAAGAGGGTATAAAAGATTCTGCATTTTATTATCGGTTTCAGTTAAAAAAAGGATTTGTAAGTCCGTATGCTGGTTTTAGTATTTATCCGCTTCGTGATAAATATATTGATGCAACTCAATTTAACCGGATTCAATTTTGTTTAAAAGCAAAAGGATTGGATAGACTTGGAATTGGTGTTTATACGGTGTCGAATTACTCAGAAGTTGTAGCTGATAACGAAAGCTTATACCATTCTTATCTTGATGTTTCAGATGAAAAAGTCATCTATTCTATTTCGATAGATGAATTGAAACATCCCGAGTGGTGGGAGGATTTATACCAGATAAACGAAATAAATAAGAAGAAGCCCGATTTAAGTAAAATACTGCACATTAATATTGGCTCGGCTTATTCGCCGGATTTAAATGAGCCGAAGGATTTGATTCTGTATTCGATAATATTTAGTCGTAATAATAATCAGTTGTTCTTATGGCTGGGTAGTAGTTATTGCCTGTTTGTGCTAGTGTTGTTTATGTTTTCGTATTTTAAAATTTTTGCAAAGAAGAAAGTGGAAGAAATTACGGTTTCGTATAAACCGGTTGAATTCGAAAAATCGAATAGCAATACAGAACAGAAATGTGTTGATTTTATCAATACTAATTTTCAGAATAGTGAACTTAGTTTGGAATTAGTTGCCAATGAAACTGGCGTATCGCAACGAAGAATTACTAATGTGATAAATGAGCAGTTTCGCTGCAACTTTAAAACCTATATAAATCGCATTAGAATAAACGAAGCTCATCGATTATTAAGCCAAACTGATCTTAATATGGGGGAAATTGCTTACAAAGTAGGCTTCAATAATCAAAGTCATTTTAACCGTGTTTTTAAAGCTGAGACTGCAATGAGTCCTTCAGAATATCGTGATAATCAGTCTTGA
- a CDS encoding cellulase family glycosylhydrolase, which yields MKNPSSKQKQNFGFAFRSIFLLVLFIAVFGCEKDEEQITLTVFPAELEFKAEGGTAQFKIETNAPSWQIINPSPDIISLSNDKGVAGTAIIDVSITQKTLEPINVTLNVNAEGIDAANIVIKQEASDYLYDLNVDEDELEFVQDDRSTKILLTSTAPEWTINNTFDWIHFNHTSGGIGDTELFIEADEITDGQERTATVEIVAESAKTILLTINQKPGLYPNYNTTPLAADMTGMESNAVELAFKIKIGWNIGNTLEAIGGETAWGNPMVTEELIQLVKANGFNAIRIPCSWDKYLANAATAEIKASWLDRVKEVVQYCADNEMYAILNIHWDGGWLENNCTPDKQMEVNAKQKAFWEQIATHLRDFDEHLIFAGANEPNVESQEQMDVLMSYHQTFVDAVRSTGGKNAYRVLVVQGPSTDIEKTQNLMSAMPDDEVADRMMAEVHYYTPYQFCLMTEDANWGKMFYYWGNGYHSSTDTERNANWGEEEDMDNLFASMKTQFVDKGIPVILGEFAVIKRTFLTGDDLQLHLDSRAYFLKCVAQKAKANGILPFYWDAGNMGENASALFNRDNNTVFDQQALDALMEGINN from the coding sequence ATGAAAAATCCATCCTCGAAACAAAAGCAAAATTTTGGATTTGCTTTTCGTTCGATATTCCTATTAGTACTTTTTATTGCTGTATTCGGTTGCGAAAAAGATGAAGAACAAATTACTCTTACCGTTTTTCCGGCTGAATTAGAATTTAAGGCAGAAGGGGGAACGGCTCAGTTTAAAATTGAAACCAATGCTCCATCGTGGCAGATCATCAATCCAAGCCCTGACATAATTTCTCTTTCAAACGATAAAGGGGTTGCAGGTACTGCAATTATTGATGTTAGCATCACTCAAAAAACGCTGGAGCCAATAAATGTTACTCTAAACGTTAATGCAGAAGGAATCGATGCTGCTAATATTGTGATAAAACAGGAAGCATCTGATTATTTATACGATCTTAATGTTGATGAAGATGAATTGGAATTTGTTCAAGACGATCGATCTACTAAAATCCTACTAACTTCTACTGCTCCTGAATGGACTATAAACAATACATTTGATTGGATTCATTTTAATCATACTAGCGGTGGTATTGGAGACACAGAACTTTTTATTGAAGCAGATGAAATAACCGATGGACAAGAAAGAACCGCAACGGTTGAAATAGTTGCAGAGTCGGCAAAAACAATTCTACTAACTATCAACCAGAAGCCTGGTTTGTACCCAAACTATAATACTACACCATTAGCTGCAGATATGACAGGAATGGAAAGTAATGCGGTTGAGTTGGCATTTAAAATTAAAATTGGATGGAACATTGGTAATACACTGGAGGCTATTGGAGGAGAAACGGCGTGGGGTAATCCAATGGTTACAGAGGAATTAATTCAATTGGTGAAAGCAAATGGTTTTAATGCTATCCGAATTCCTTGTTCGTGGGATAAATACCTGGCGAATGCCGCGACTGCTGAGATCAAAGCTTCATGGCTCGATAGGGTGAAGGAGGTAGTACAATATTGTGCCGATAATGAAATGTATGCTATACTAAATATTCATTGGGATGGCGGATGGTTAGAAAACAACTGTACGCCTGATAAACAAATGGAAGTAAATGCCAAGCAAAAAGCCTTTTGGGAGCAGATAGCCACTCATTTGAGAGATTTTGATGAGCACCTTATTTTTGCAGGAGCCAACGAACCCAACGTTGAATCTCAGGAACAGATGGATGTACTAATGAGCTACCATCAAACCTTTGTGGATGCTGTAAGATCAACAGGAGGTAAAAATGCCTATCGCGTATTGGTGGTGCAAGGGCCCTCAACAGATATTGAAAAAACACAGAATCTGATGTCGGCTATGCCTGATGATGAGGTTGCGGACAGAATGATGGCGGAGGTACATTACTATACTCCTTATCAGTTTTGCCTGATGACCGAAGATGCAAACTGGGGGAAGATGTTTTACTATTGGGGAAATGGCTATCATTCATCAACCGATACCGAACGCAATGCAAACTGGGGTGAGGAAGAGGATATGGATAATTTATTTGCTTCTATGAAGACTCAGTTTGTAGATAAAGGAATCCCTGTGATATTGGGCGAGTTTGCCGTCATTAAACGAACCTTTCTTACAGGAGATGATCTTCAGCTTCATCTCGATTCAAGAGCTTATTTTCTTAAATGCGTAGCCCAAAAAGCGAAGGCAAACGGAATACTTCCCTTTTATTGGGATGCAGGTAATATGGGAGAGAATGCTTCGGCTCTTTTCAACCGTGACAATAACACAGTGTTTGATCAGCAGGCCTTGGATGCTTTAATGGAAGGTATTAATAATTAA